In Syngnathus scovelli strain Florida chromosome 10, RoL_Ssco_1.2, whole genome shotgun sequence, the following are encoded in one genomic region:
- the LOC125966773 gene encoding AP-1 complex subunit sigma-2 isoform X5: MQFMLLFSRQGKLRLQKWYVPLSDKEKKKITRELVQTILARKAKMCSFLEWRDLKVVYKRYASLYFCCAIEEQDNELITLEIIHRYVELLDKYFGSVCELDIIFNFEKAYFILDEFLLGGEAQETSKKNVLKAIEQGDLLQEDGETPRSVLEEIGLT; the protein is encoded by the exons ATGCAATTCATGCTGCTTTTCAGCAGACAGGGCAAGCTGCGGCTGCAGAAGTGGTACGTGCCCCTGTCAgacaaggagaagaagaagatcaCCAGGGAGCTGGTGcagaccatcctggcccgcaaggCCAAAATGTGCAGCTTCTTGGAGTGGAGAGACCTCAAGGTTGTCTACAAGAG ATATGCCagcttgtacttctgctgcgccATCGAGGAGCAGGACAATGAGCTGATCACGCTGGAGATCATTCACAGATACGTGGAACTGCTGGACAAATACTTTGGCAGT GTGTGCGAGCTGGACATCATCTTCAACTTTGAGAAAGCCTACTTCATCTTGGACGAGTTCCTGCTGGGCGGCGAAGCTCAGGAGACGTCCAAGAAGAATGTGCTCAAGGCCATCGAGCAAGGCGACCTGCTGCAAGAG gATGGGGAGACACCACGCAGTGTTCTGGAGGAAATAGgactgacataa
- the LOC125966773 gene encoding AP-1 complex subunit sigma-2 isoform X2, producing the protein MQFMLLFSRQGKLRLQKWYVPLSDKEKKKITRELVQTILARKAKMCSFLEWRDLKVVYKRYASLYFCCAIEEQDNELITLEIIHRYVELLDKYFGSVCELDIIFNFEKAYFILDEFLLGGEAQETSKKNVLKAIEQGDLLQEDVKDGETPRSVLEEIGLT; encoded by the exons ATGCAATTCATGCTGCTTTTCAGCAGACAGGGCAAGCTGCGGCTGCAGAAGTGGTACGTGCCCCTGTCAgacaaggagaagaagaagatcaCCAGGGAGCTGGTGcagaccatcctggcccgcaaggCCAAAATGTGCAGCTTCTTGGAGTGGAGAGACCTCAAGGTTGTCTACAAGAG ATATGCCagcttgtacttctgctgcgccATCGAGGAGCAGGACAATGAGCTGATCACGCTGGAGATCATTCACAGATACGTGGAACTGCTGGACAAATACTTTGGCAGT GTGTGCGAGCTGGACATCATCTTCAACTTTGAGAAAGCCTACTTCATCTTGGACGAGTTCCTGCTGGGCGGCGAAGCTCAGGAGACGTCCAAGAAGAATGTGCTCAAGGCCATCGAGCAAGGCGACCTGCTGCAAGAG GATGTCAAA gATGGGGAGACACCACGCAGTGTTCTGGAGGAAATAGgactgacataa
- the LOC125966773 gene encoding AP-1 complex subunit sigma-2 isoform X6 — protein sequence MQFMLLFSRQGKLRLQKWYVPLSDKEKKKITRELVQTILARKAKMCSFLEWRDLKVVYKRYASLYFCCAIEEQDNELITLEIIHRYVELLDKYFGSVCELDIIFNFEKAYFILDEFLLGGEAQETSKKNVLKAIEQGDLLQEPRHEYFNVPLY from the exons ATGCAATTCATGCTGCTTTTCAGCAGACAGGGCAAGCTGCGGCTGCAGAAGTGGTACGTGCCCCTGTCAgacaaggagaagaagaagatcaCCAGGGAGCTGGTGcagaccatcctggcccgcaaggCCAAAATGTGCAGCTTCTTGGAGTGGAGAGACCTCAAGGTTGTCTACAAGAG ATATGCCagcttgtacttctgctgcgccATCGAGGAGCAGGACAATGAGCTGATCACGCTGGAGATCATTCACAGATACGTGGAACTGCTGGACAAATACTTTGGCAGT GTGTGCGAGCTGGACATCATCTTCAACTTTGAGAAAGCCTACTTCATCTTGGACGAGTTCCTGCTGGGCGGCGAAGCTCAGGAGACGTCCAAGAAGAATGTGCTCAAGGCCATCGAGCAAGGCGACCTGCTGCAAGAG CCCCGTCACGAGTACTTTAATGTGCCTTTGTACTGA
- the LOC125966773 gene encoding AP-1 complex subunit sigma-2 isoform X3, producing MQFMLLFSRQGKLRLQKWYVPLSDKEKKKITRELVQTILARKAKMCSFLEWRDLKVVYKRYASLYFCCAIEEQDNELITLEIIHRYVELLDKYFGSVCELDIIFNFEKAYFILDEFLLGGEAQETSKKNVLKAIEQGDLLQENIDSEMRMFAAPSRVL from the exons ATGCAATTCATGCTGCTTTTCAGCAGACAGGGCAAGCTGCGGCTGCAGAAGTGGTACGTGCCCCTGTCAgacaaggagaagaagaagatcaCCAGGGAGCTGGTGcagaccatcctggcccgcaaggCCAAAATGTGCAGCTTCTTGGAGTGGAGAGACCTCAAGGTTGTCTACAAGAG ATATGCCagcttgtacttctgctgcgccATCGAGGAGCAGGACAATGAGCTGATCACGCTGGAGATCATTCACAGATACGTGGAACTGCTGGACAAATACTTTGGCAGT GTGTGCGAGCTGGACATCATCTTCAACTTTGAGAAAGCCTACTTCATCTTGGACGAGTTCCTGCTGGGCGGCGAAGCTCAGGAGACGTCCAAGAAGAATGTGCTCAAGGCCATCGAGCAAGGCGACCTGCTGCAAGAG AACATAGACTCTGAGATGCGCATGTTTGCAG CCCCGTCACGAGTACTTTAA
- the LOC125966773 gene encoding AP-1 complex subunit sigma-2 isoform X1, whose product MQFMLLFSRQGKLRLQKWYVPLSDKEKKKITRELVQTILARKAKMCSFLEWRDLKVVYKRYASLYFCCAIEEQDNELITLEIIHRYVELLDKYFGSVCELDIIFNFEKAYFILDEFLLGGEAQETSKKNVLKAIEQGDLLQENIDSEMRMFAGMTVSNVTSETSGLFQNLTR is encoded by the exons ATGCAATTCATGCTGCTTTTCAGCAGACAGGGCAAGCTGCGGCTGCAGAAGTGGTACGTGCCCCTGTCAgacaaggagaagaagaagatcaCCAGGGAGCTGGTGcagaccatcctggcccgcaaggCCAAAATGTGCAGCTTCTTGGAGTGGAGAGACCTCAAGGTTGTCTACAAGAG ATATGCCagcttgtacttctgctgcgccATCGAGGAGCAGGACAATGAGCTGATCACGCTGGAGATCATTCACAGATACGTGGAACTGCTGGACAAATACTTTGGCAGT GTGTGCGAGCTGGACATCATCTTCAACTTTGAGAAAGCCTACTTCATCTTGGACGAGTTCCTGCTGGGCGGCGAAGCTCAGGAGACGTCCAAGAAGAATGTGCTCAAGGCCATCGAGCAAGGCGACCTGCTGCAAGAG AACATAGACTCTGAGATGCGCATGTTTGCAG GTATGACGGTCTCTAATGTGACCTCGGAGACTTCGGGACTATTCCAGAACTTGACGCGTTGA
- the LOC125966773 gene encoding AP-1 complex subunit sigma-2 isoform X4: MQFMLLFSRQGKLRLQKWYVPLSDKEKKKITRELVQTILARKAKMCSFLEWRDLKVVYKRYASLYFCCAIEEQDNELITLEIIHRYVELLDKYFGSVCELDIIFNFEKAYFILDEFLLGGEAQETSKKNVLKAIEQGDLLQENPNEDWGGLPSDELL, translated from the exons ATGCAATTCATGCTGCTTTTCAGCAGACAGGGCAAGCTGCGGCTGCAGAAGTGGTACGTGCCCCTGTCAgacaaggagaagaagaagatcaCCAGGGAGCTGGTGcagaccatcctggcccgcaaggCCAAAATGTGCAGCTTCTTGGAGTGGAGAGACCTCAAGGTTGTCTACAAGAG ATATGCCagcttgtacttctgctgcgccATCGAGGAGCAGGACAATGAGCTGATCACGCTGGAGATCATTCACAGATACGTGGAACTGCTGGACAAATACTTTGGCAGT GTGTGCGAGCTGGACATCATCTTCAACTTTGAGAAAGCCTACTTCATCTTGGACGAGTTCCTGCTGGGCGGCGAAGCTCAGGAGACGTCCAAGAAGAATGTGCTCAAGGCCATCGAGCAAGGCGACCTGCTGCAAGAG AACCCGAATGAAGACTGGGGAGGTTTGCCAAGTGACGAGCTGTTGTAA